A stretch of the Teretinema zuelzerae genome encodes the following:
- a CDS encoding V-type ATP synthase subunit A → MTDTKGTVVAVNGNMISVEFDGTVALNEVGYVKVGEKKLKSEVIRIRGDVAQLQVFEITKGIQVGDTVEFTGDLLVVELGPGLLGQVYDGLQNPLPDLAKQAGFFLERGIYLDPLPDATRWEFTPVAKVGDTVARADTLGTVPEGSFTHRIMVPFGFLGSYKVKSIQGAGNYALSDTIAELTDEKGNVIPVTMSFKWPVKRAINCYAERLMPTETLTTKTRTIDTFFPVAKGGTYCIPGPFGAGKTVLQHTTSRNAEVDIVIIAACGERAGEVVETLKEFPELTDPRTGRSLMERTIIICNTSSMPVAAREASVYTGVTLAEYYRQMGLDVLLLADSTSRWAQALREMSGRLEEIPGEEAFPAYLESYIAAFYERAGIVRLADGSTGSVTIGGTVSPAGGNFEEPVTQATLKVVGAFHGLSRERSDARKYPAIHPLDSWSKYPSIIDSRSVSYARSFLRRGTEVEQMMKVVGEEGTSLDDFIVYLKGNFLDAVYLQQNSFDPVDAAVSTERQYYLFKFILTVLGTSFDFADKDAARSWFNKIRMLFIDYNYAEWKSDSFRKIENEIRGSLEEMSKGIDPEAEKMIGLVHAQAGTAE, encoded by the coding sequence ATGACGGATACAAAAGGCACGGTAGTCGCCGTCAACGGCAACATGATCAGCGTCGAATTCGACGGTACGGTTGCCCTTAATGAAGTTGGCTACGTAAAAGTCGGTGAAAAAAAGCTGAAGAGCGAAGTTATCCGCATCCGCGGCGACGTCGCTCAGTTGCAGGTTTTTGAAATTACGAAGGGAATACAGGTAGGAGACACCGTAGAGTTCACGGGAGATCTGCTTGTAGTTGAACTGGGACCGGGCCTTCTCGGCCAGGTGTATGACGGACTCCAGAATCCTCTCCCCGATCTTGCGAAGCAGGCCGGATTCTTTCTCGAAAGAGGAATCTACCTTGATCCCCTTCCGGACGCAACCCGCTGGGAATTTACTCCCGTCGCGAAGGTCGGCGATACCGTGGCCCGCGCCGATACGCTCGGAACCGTCCCCGAGGGCAGTTTTACCCATAGAATCATGGTTCCGTTCGGTTTTCTCGGCTCGTACAAGGTAAAGAGCATCCAGGGGGCCGGTAATTACGCCCTCAGCGATACGATCGCCGAGCTAACCGATGAAAAGGGAAACGTTATCCCCGTTACGATGAGCTTCAAGTGGCCGGTTAAGCGTGCAATAAACTGCTATGCAGAACGCCTCATGCCGACGGAAACTCTCACCACCAAAACAAGAACGATCGATACTTTCTTCCCGGTTGCGAAAGGGGGAACTTATTGCATCCCCGGGCCGTTCGGAGCCGGAAAAACCGTTCTTCAGCACACGACCAGCCGCAACGCTGAGGTCGACATCGTAATCATAGCGGCATGCGGCGAGCGCGCCGGCGAAGTCGTGGAAACCCTCAAGGAATTTCCCGAATTGACCGATCCGCGCACCGGCCGATCTCTTATGGAGCGGACGATCATCATCTGCAATACTTCGTCGATGCCGGTCGCGGCCCGCGAAGCCTCCGTATACACCGGCGTTACTCTCGCTGAATACTATCGGCAGATGGGCCTCGACGTCCTTCTGCTCGCGGACTCTACCAGCCGCTGGGCCCAGGCTCTCCGGGAAATGTCCGGACGCCTCGAGGAGATCCCGGGAGAAGAAGCCTTCCCCGCCTATCTCGAATCGTACATCGCAGCTTTCTATGAACGCGCCGGCATCGTGCGCCTTGCAGACGGATCGACCGGATCGGTTACGATCGGCGGAACGGTATCGCCGGCGGGCGGAAACTTCGAAGAGCCGGTTACCCAGGCGACCTTGAAGGTCGTAGGCGCCTTCCACGGACTTTCCCGCGAGAGGTCCGACGCCCGAAAGTATCCGGCCATCCATCCCCTCGATTCCTGGTCGAAATATCCTTCGATCATTGACTCGCGCTCTGTGTCCTATGCGCGCTCCTTCCTGAGGCGCGGAACAGAAGTCGAGCAGATGATGAAGGTTGTCGGAGAAGAAGGAACCAGCCTGGACGACTTCATCGTCTATCTGAAGGGAAACTTCCTGGATGCGGTCTATCTGCAGCAGAACTCCTTCGATCCCGTCGATGCCGCTGTTTCCACGGAACGGCAGTATTACCTCTTCAAGTTCATTCTGACTGTCCTCGGCACCTCGTTCGATTTCGCGGATAAAGACGCTGCTCGTTCCTGGTTCAATAAAATCAGAATGCTCTTCATCGACTACAACTACGCCGAATGGAAGTCTGATTCGTTCAGAAAGATCGAAAACGAGATTCGCGGATCCCTGGAAGAAATGTCGAAGGGAATCGATCCGGAAGCGGAAAAAATGATCGGCCTTGTGCATGCGCAGGCCGGGACTGCGGAGTAA
- a CDS encoding DUF2764 domain-containing protein encodes MSSYYYLMAQLPGILPNLPLPVTYDQFKETASRFISARDNKILAALSLEPPRPEHKTGSVLVDSWYERERILRLCLERLRAARFKRDVHWTQEEEESVLKYPDIQQAAKNVSGLESPLDAERALENIRRSWAESLRGNHFFDSEALFAYAISLLLHERGDRFTKEAGRASYTSIYNQILGEEA; translated from the coding sequence GTGAGCAGTTATTACTACTTGATGGCGCAGCTGCCCGGAATCCTTCCGAATCTCCCGCTTCCCGTCACGTACGACCAATTTAAGGAAACTGCCTCGCGTTTTATTTCGGCGCGCGATAATAAAATACTTGCCGCGCTTTCCCTTGAGCCTCCCAGACCCGAGCATAAAACCGGTTCTGTTCTGGTCGATTCCTGGTACGAACGGGAACGCATACTCCGGTTGTGCCTCGAGCGCCTTCGGGCCGCGCGGTTTAAACGCGATGTACATTGGACTCAGGAAGAAGAGGAATCTGTCCTCAAATATCCTGACATCCAGCAGGCGGCTAAAAACGTTTCGGGCTTGGAAAGTCCTTTGGACGCGGAACGCGCACTGGAAAACATCAGAAGAAGCTGGGCCGAATCGCTGAGAGGAAATCATTTTTTCGATTCCGAGGCTCTTTTCGCTTATGCGATTAGCCTCCTTCTGCATGAACGCGGCGATCGCTTTACTAAAGAAGCGGGCCGAGCATCCTATACCTCAATCTATAACCAGATCCTTGGAGAAGAAGCATGA
- a CDS encoding V-type ATP synthase subunit E family protein, producing the protein MDVQLQELVEKIRKDGVESAEAKAADIIKNAEAKAAEIVKNARGEAESIVKKASEEAERSEKASVSAISQAGRNLIIAFRDSIIAELNALIRAETASAYSESLLAELVPAVVKSWSSSQGSDDIAVLLSPSDAAKLESGFTSALKSQIAKGMELKISTDVSKGFRIGTKDGSAYYDFSAEAVADLFAAYLNPRVAGILKSAAKEL; encoded by the coding sequence ATGGACGTCCAGTTACAGGAACTTGTCGAAAAAATCAGAAAAGACGGTGTTGAGAGTGCCGAGGCCAAGGCCGCGGATATTATCAAAAATGCTGAGGCCAAGGCCGCGGAAATCGTGAAGAACGCCCGCGGCGAAGCCGAATCAATTGTGAAAAAAGCCTCCGAAGAAGCGGAAAGAAGCGAAAAAGCTTCCGTCTCCGCCATTTCCCAGGCCGGCCGAAACCTGATCATTGCTTTTCGCGACAGCATCATCGCAGAATTGAACGCGCTTATCCGCGCGGAGACCGCTTCAGCCTATTCAGAGTCTCTTCTTGCCGAACTTGTTCCCGCAGTGGTCAAGTCCTGGAGCTCGTCCCAGGGAAGCGACGATATCGCCGTGCTCCTTTCTCCCTCTGACGCGGCTAAACTCGAGTCGGGTTTTACCTCGGCATTGAAGTCCCAGATCGCCAAGGGCATGGAACTGAAGATCAGTACCGATGTCTCCAAAGGTTTCAGGATCGGCACCAAAGACGGTTCAGCCTATTATGATTTTTCAGCAGAAGCCGTCGCCGATCTTTTTGCAGCCTATCTGAATCCCCGGGTAGCGGGAATTCTTAAGTCGGCCGCGAAGGAGCTGTAG
- a CDS encoding aldose epimerase family protein — protein MKVKKRSFGTLSSGKKVSLFTVTNGEMSFSVTNLGCAITSILLPSSNRIPVDVVLGYSTLDGYALNGPYLGCLVGRFANRVSGAAFEVAGQTWSLDSNDHGNCLHGGRPGYHKTVWDAEVFANSREAGVIFRRRSPAGEQGFPGNLDMKVVYALTAANDIVLRYSAKTDQPTHVNLTNHTYFNLAGHDSGSVLNHEVQLFADRYTPVDQNAIPSGKILDVAGTPFDFRAGKKIGLDIDKVPGGFDHNWEINRAGDPLNPVALVTDPVSGRKLTVESTQPGVQFYTGNFLSGEIGKLGARYEKNAGFCLETQHFPDTPNRPEFPPSILLPGDRYRQETVWHFDFEQ, from the coding sequence ATGAAAGTCAAAAAAAGATCGTTCGGCACCTTGTCTTCTGGCAAGAAAGTGTCTCTTTTCACGGTTACTAACGGCGAAATGTCCTTTTCGGTAACGAATTTAGGTTGCGCCATCACCAGCATTCTTCTTCCTTCTTCCAATAGAATCCCGGTAGACGTGGTTCTCGGATATTCCACCCTCGACGGATACGCGTTGAACGGTCCCTATCTCGGATGTTTGGTAGGCCGCTTTGCAAACCGCGTTTCAGGAGCTGCTTTCGAGGTTGCCGGACAAACCTGGTCCCTCGATTCCAACGATCACGGAAACTGCCTTCACGGCGGGCGGCCCGGTTATCACAAGACGGTCTGGGACGCCGAAGTCTTCGCGAATTCGCGCGAAGCGGGCGTTATTTTTCGAAGGCGAAGCCCCGCAGGCGAACAAGGCTTCCCCGGAAATCTCGATATGAAGGTTGTGTACGCCCTGACCGCTGCAAACGACATCGTGCTTCGGTATTCCGCTAAAACGGACCAGCCGACTCATGTAAATCTTACCAATCATACCTATTTCAACCTCGCCGGCCACGATTCAGGTTCAGTGTTGAACCATGAGGTTCAGCTCTTCGCCGATCGGTACACCCCTGTCGATCAAAACGCTATTCCCTCGGGAAAAATTCTCGATGTCGCGGGAACGCCCTTCGATTTCAGAGCCGGTAAGAAAATCGGCCTCGATATTGATAAAGTTCCCGGCGGTTTCGACCACAATTGGGAGATCAACCGTGCCGGCGATCCTTTGAATCCGGTCGCCTTGGTTACCGATCCCGTTTCGGGACGCAAGCTCACCGTAGAATCAACCCAGCCCGGCGTTCAGTTTTATACCGGTAATTTTCTCTCCGGCGAAATCGGCAAGCTCGGCGCGCGCTATGAAAAAAACGCGGGATTCTGCCTTGAAACCCAGCATTTCCCCGATACTCCGAACAGGCCCGAATTTCCTCCCAGCATTCTTCTTCCCGGCGACCGATATCGCCAGGAAACGGTATGGCATTTCGATTTTGAGCAATAA
- a CDS encoding J domain-containing protein, producing MAEDYYERLGSILKDRLNSDEDPFASWDPHDGRGRKAGNRTERRPPPRTAKKPELIAVPAELSADYAVLGLPPGSSLAECKSAWKKLMMKCHPDRIEGDQEQKNEAARRAAGITEAWRRISRWFDTGIVS from the coding sequence ATGGCTGAAGATTATTACGAACGTCTCGGAAGCATCTTGAAAGACAGGCTAAACAGCGATGAAGATCCGTTCGCTTCCTGGGATCCCCACGACGGAAGGGGAAGAAAGGCTGGCAACAGAACGGAAAGAAGACCCCCTCCCCGCACCGCGAAAAAACCGGAATTAATCGCTGTTCCGGCAGAGCTCTCGGCCGATTACGCCGTACTCGGCCTCCCTCCGGGCAGCTCCCTCGCGGAATGCAAATCGGCGTGGAAAAAGCTCATGATGAAATGCCACCCGGACCGCATCGAAGGCGATCAGGAACAGAAAAACGAGGCTGCGAGACGGGCTGCGGGAATCACCGAAGCCTGGAGACGCATTTCCAGATGGTTCGACACCGGCATCGTTTCCTGA
- a CDS encoding sigma-54-dependent transcriptional regulator, whose translation MKFTILVIDDEKNIRAGLAAALEMDGYEVMQASDGKEGLEIALHNEIDLVITDLRMPGVSGEEVLRRVTSEKPGVPVIVLTGHGTVETAVDAMRSGAYDFLTKPLNLDRLSLLVKRALQNRELVLQHRELEREVEGRKTFEHIIGKSPSMLKVFDVVKRVAATKASVLITGESGVGKELIANALHNLSPRSANPFIKVHCAALAESLLESELFGHEKGSFTGAVSRKRGRFELAHSGTIFLDEIGEIDQTVQIKILRVLQEKMFERVGGEETLEVDVRVIAATNRDLEKEIAEGRFREDLYYRLNVVRIHVPPLRDRKDDLPLMITAFIREFAEENGKKIEGIDPKARSALYAYDWPGNIRQLKNCIESAVVMSSGSIITLDDLPPSIRQGDETPLLHIPVGVTMAEAEKQVILQTLSTQNGNKSKTAEVLGIGRKTLHRKLSDYGVEKDGSLDLDENEGDA comes from the coding sequence ATTAAATTTACCATACTCGTAATCGACGACGAAAAAAATATCCGCGCAGGCCTTGCCGCCGCCCTTGAAATGGACGGTTACGAGGTGATGCAGGCGAGCGACGGCAAGGAAGGCCTTGAAATCGCCCTGCACAACGAAATCGATCTGGTCATCACCGATCTTCGGATGCCGGGCGTGAGCGGAGAGGAAGTGCTGCGCAGGGTGACGAGCGAAAAACCCGGCGTCCCGGTCATCGTGCTGACCGGCCACGGAACGGTCGAGACGGCAGTCGACGCTATGCGTTCGGGCGCGTATGATTTTCTGACGAAACCGCTGAATCTCGACCGGCTTTCCCTTTTAGTGAAGAGGGCGCTGCAAAACCGCGAACTGGTATTGCAGCATCGGGAGCTGGAGCGGGAGGTAGAAGGCCGGAAAACCTTCGAGCACATAATCGGTAAAAGCCCGTCCATGCTCAAGGTTTTCGACGTCGTGAAGCGCGTCGCGGCGACCAAGGCCTCCGTTCTCATCACCGGAGAAAGCGGCGTGGGGAAAGAGCTCATCGCGAACGCCCTTCATAATCTTTCGCCTCGAAGCGCCAATCCCTTTATTAAAGTACATTGCGCCGCCCTGGCTGAATCCCTGCTCGAAAGCGAGCTGTTCGGCCATGAAAAGGGTTCTTTCACCGGCGCGGTCTCCCGAAAGCGCGGACGCTTCGAGTTGGCTCATTCGGGCACGATTTTTCTCGATGAAATCGGCGAGATAGACCAAACCGTGCAAATTAAAATACTTCGCGTTCTCCAGGAAAAGATGTTCGAGCGCGTCGGCGGGGAGGAAACCCTCGAGGTCGATGTCCGGGTGATCGCCGCAACGAACCGCGATCTTGAGAAAGAGATCGCCGAAGGCCGCTTCCGCGAAGATCTGTATTATCGCCTGAACGTGGTCAGGATACACGTCCCGCCGCTCCGCGACAGGAAGGACGATCTGCCGCTCATGATTACGGCCTTCATCAGGGAATTTGCCGAGGAAAACGGGAAGAAGATCGAAGGCATCGATCCGAAGGCCAGGTCCGCCTTGTACGCGTACGACTGGCCCGGCAATATCCGCCAGCTGAAAAACTGCATCGAAAGCGCGGTGGTGATGAGCTCCGGCTCGATCATCACTCTGGACGATCTTCCTCCGTCGATCAGACAGGGCGACGAGACTCCGCTCCTTCATATTCCGGTCGGGGTGACCATGGCGGAAGCGGAAAAACAGGTTATTTTGCAAACTCTATCGACTCAGAACGGCAATAAAAGCAAGACTGCGGAGGTGTTGGGAATCGGACGGAAAACGCTTCATCGGAAATTATCTGACTACGGCGTGGAAAAGGATGGTTCGCTGGATCTCGATGAAAACGAAGGCGATGCGTAG
- a CDS encoding two-component system sensor histidine kinase NtrB produces MNNEQMQSLLGLVTEEYELLDAVLDSVSIGIIVCDSFHIMVQNNKASSRILPMEFHDIQDRPVWSCIRDPEISAFVHETIESEENAAPRDFVIDTASDRRILSLAVMPLVRSKSVRGTIITIEDVTDRRADEMRNRRLESLASLTNLAATVAHEIKNPLGSISIYVQLLRKNIASCGETLSPQNVKYLDVVDEEIERLNRIVVDFLFAVRPLKFEFSPVDINALVLSLADFFSGELEQHKIHLQLDLAQGLPSIRGDDRFLRQMLINLVKNAIAAMPLGGSIHLKTRLRDDVILLAVEDTGTGIPDDVIHKIFEPYFTTKVDGTGLGLTMTYKVVKEHGGDIQVKSEADKGTCFTITLPVLRRAQKLLGYEEFST; encoded by the coding sequence ATGAACAACGAGCAGATGCAGAGTCTGCTCGGCCTCGTCACCGAAGAATACGAACTGTTGGACGCCGTTCTGGATTCTGTTTCCATCGGCATCATCGTCTGCGATTCCTTCCACATCATGGTGCAGAACAACAAGGCTTCGTCTCGCATACTTCCCATGGAATTTCACGATATTCAGGATCGGCCGGTATGGAGCTGCATCCGCGATCCGGAGATTTCCGCCTTCGTGCACGAAACCATCGAATCGGAAGAAAACGCCGCTCCCCGCGACTTCGTCATCGATACGGCGTCTGATCGACGCATCCTGAGCCTTGCCGTCATGCCTCTCGTCAGAAGCAAAAGCGTCAGGGGAACGATCATAACGATAGAAGACGTTACGGACCGCCGTGCCGACGAAATGAGGAACCGCAGGCTTGAAAGCCTGGCGAGCCTGACGAATCTTGCCGCGACGGTCGCGCATGAAATCAAAAATCCGCTGGGATCGATCAGCATCTATGTGCAGCTTTTACGGAAAAACATCGCCTCCTGCGGAGAGACCCTTTCGCCTCAGAACGTAAAGTATCTCGACGTCGTCGACGAAGAGATCGAGCGGCTTAACCGGATCGTGGTGGATTTCCTGTTCGCGGTCAGACCCCTGAAATTCGAATTTTCTCCCGTGGACATCAACGCCCTCGTGCTCTCTCTGGCGGACTTTTTCTCAGGCGAGCTCGAACAGCACAAGATCCATCTGCAGCTCGATCTTGCCCAGGGGTTGCCTTCGATCCGCGGCGACGACCGTTTCCTGCGCCAGATGCTCATTAATCTGGTTAAAAACGCGATCGCGGCCATGCCGTTGGGCGGTTCTATCCATTTGAAAACCCGCCTCAGGGACGATGTGATTTTGCTTGCGGTGGAAGACACCGGAACAGGCATCCCCGACGACGTGATTCACAAGATATTCGAGCCGTATTTTACGACGAAGGTCGACGGAACCGGACTCGGTTTGACGATGACGTATAAAGTAGTGAAGGAGCACGGAGGAGACATACAGGTGAAATCAGAGGCCGACAAGGGTACCTGCTTCACCATAACGCTGCCCGTTCTCCGTCGCGCGCAGAAGCTGCTCGGCTATGAGGAGTTTTCCACATGA
- a CDS encoding CvpA family protein, producing the protein MTIAPFDLVCLLIIVLLVIKVTLTGFIAEFFSRAAILIGLMGGILFFRTLEPYAARILGPGVFAAPASFLSIFLVLYLAIKLLQQLAGNAFEGETMANLDRALGFFLGFAEGVLLVMVVLSLMTMQPWFDVSSLLEGSLFARLLLPFVQEGRSAISGFLPA; encoded by the coding sequence ATGACGATAGCTCCCTTCGACTTAGTCTGCTTATTGATAATTGTGTTGCTGGTGATAAAGGTAACGCTTACAGGCTTTATCGCGGAGTTTTTCTCCCGAGCCGCGATACTCATCGGCCTGATGGGCGGAATTCTCTTTTTCCGCACCCTGGAACCCTATGCGGCGCGCATTCTCGGTCCCGGCGTATTCGCGGCGCCGGCATCCTTCCTTTCTATTTTTCTGGTGTTGTATCTGGCAATAAAACTTTTGCAACAGTTGGCGGGCAATGCCTTCGAGGGAGAAACCATGGCGAATCTGGACCGCGCCCTCGGCTTTTTCCTGGGTTTCGCAGAGGGCGTTCTGCTTGTCATGGTCGTGCTTTCACTCATGACCATGCAGCCGTGGTTCGACGTTTCGTCGCTGTTGGAGGGAAGCTTGTTCGCCCGTCTCCTGCTGCCCTTTGTTCAAGAAGGACGATCCGCGATTTCCGGCTTTTTGCCGGCATAG
- the murG gene encoding undecaprenyldiphospho-muramoylpentapeptide beta-N-acetylglucosaminyltransferase, with protein MKSIVFTGGGTGGHIFPGLAIIEEFLKKSDLSVYWIGSSRGVDRELVSGAGISFKGIPTGKLRRYASFQNFTDIFRIAGGFFVSLGYLLKDRPLLVFSKGGFVSVPVCCAAWVLRIPVFTHECDFSPGLATRINSLFAKKILVTYDETKKFFSPSKQQKAVVVGNPVRSAFYSARSDAGRIFLGADKSGLPILLVLGGSLGARQVNELVSRSLKELCRFFIVVHQTGPSHFDQTELYDDPETAGRYKPYPFIRDEMADVLASASLVVARAGANTVWECAAAGKPMILIPLEKGSSRGDQVENAHFFETRGAAVSLTGENASAEKLCAVVSNLAQNPDALAAMASASARLIQANPAQIIADMLIETTIQGPV; from the coding sequence ATGAAAAGCATCGTGTTTACCGGCGGAGGCACTGGCGGCCACATCTTTCCGGGTTTGGCAATAATCGAAGAGTTTCTGAAAAAATCCGATCTTTCGGTGTATTGGATCGGTTCTTCGCGCGGCGTCGACCGCGAACTTGTCTCCGGCGCCGGAATATCATTCAAGGGCATCCCGACGGGCAAATTGCGCAGATACGCGAGTTTTCAAAACTTCACGGACATATTCAGAATCGCGGGCGGTTTTTTCGTTTCGCTCGGATATCTGCTTAAGGATCGCCCCCTTCTCGTTTTTTCGAAAGGCGGATTCGTAAGCGTTCCGGTGTGCTGCGCAGCCTGGGTTCTGCGAATTCCGGTGTTCACGCATGAGTGCGATTTCTCTCCCGGCCTTGCCACCCGCATCAATTCCCTGTTTGCGAAGAAAATTCTGGTTACCTACGATGAAACTAAAAAATTCTTCTCTCCTTCCAAACAACAGAAAGCGGTCGTCGTCGGCAATCCGGTGCGATCCGCCTTCTACTCCGCGCGCTCAGATGCAGGGCGGATTTTTCTTGGAGCGGACAAGTCCGGCCTTCCCATTCTGCTCGTTCTCGGCGGCAGCCTCGGCGCGCGGCAGGTGAACGAACTGGTGAGCCGGTCGTTGAAAGAATTGTGCCGATTTTTCATCGTCGTTCATCAGACGGGTCCTTCCCACTTCGATCAAACGGAGCTTTACGACGACCCTGAAACCGCCGGGCGCTACAAGCCGTATCCGTTCATCAGAGACGAGATGGCCGACGTTCTCGCTTCCGCATCCCTTGTGGTGGCCAGGGCCGGAGCGAATACGGTTTGGGAATGCGCGGCCGCGGGAAAACCGATGATCCTCATTCCTCTGGAGAAAGGAAGTTCCCGCGGAGACCAGGTTGAAAACGCTCACTTTTTCGAGACTCGCGGAGCTGCAGTTAGTCTCACAGGAGAGAACGCGTCGGCGGAGAAATTATGCGCCGTCGTGAGCAACCTTGCGCAGAATCCGGATGCGCTCGCTGCCATGGCGTCCGCGTCGGCAAGATTGATTCAGGCTAACCCCGCGCAAATCATCGCGGATATGCTTATTGAAACGACCATTCAGGGGCCGGTATGA
- a CDS encoding ankyrin repeat domain-containing protein, whose product MRTALIHSPSTEDKALVVGSIMTTKGCGVEYFNIKRIWDSAYCRNPVQVLDSKSHLVYISDGDSDDLSSFLFFAGMALGKGIRVIVVEIAKGLVIPENIRHLGVVLKPEEFEDFIYTEIERFRIEDKKAHARRILLDRGISCFDENFIMMVTSGDAESVSLFLDAGFDPSLADAKGTPVLSLAVRAQFPKVVSRLIDAGADINRLSHDRGYSPLMDAVQKNDAAIAGILLERGADPDIRSKDGQTALVVATGRGDADMCSLLLAHGASPDIKDSLGMSSKDYARLFKNEKLLELFNHTSS is encoded by the coding sequence GTGAGAACCGCATTGATTCATTCTCCTTCCACAGAAGACAAGGCGTTGGTTGTCGGATCCATCATGACCACTAAAGGATGCGGCGTCGAGTATTTCAATATTAAAAGAATCTGGGACAGCGCGTACTGCAGAAATCCCGTGCAGGTTCTGGACAGCAAGTCCCATCTCGTGTACATATCGGACGGAGACTCGGACGATCTTTCCTCCTTCCTTTTTTTCGCCGGCATGGCGTTGGGAAAGGGCATCCGGGTAATAGTCGTGGAAATCGCGAAAGGACTGGTTATTCCTGAAAACATCCGCCATCTGGGAGTGGTTTTAAAACCCGAAGAATTCGAAGATTTCATATATACTGAAATAGAAAGATTCCGCATCGAAGATAAAAAAGCCCATGCAAGGCGCATCTTGCTTGATCGCGGCATTTCCTGCTTCGACGAGAATTTCATCATGATGGTTACCTCGGGCGACGCCGAATCGGTATCTCTTTTTTTGGATGCAGGTTTCGACCCTTCTCTTGCAGACGCGAAAGGAACCCCCGTATTGTCTTTGGCCGTTCGAGCTCAATTTCCGAAGGTTGTTTCCCGTTTGATCGACGCGGGCGCGGATATAAACAGACTGTCCCATGATCGCGGGTATTCCCCGCTTATGGACGCCGTTCAAAAGAACGACGCAGCTATTGCGGGAATTCTTCTGGAAAGAGGAGCTGACCCCGACATTAGAAGCAAGGACGGACAAACGGCTCTGGTCGTTGCCACGGGAAGGGGAGACGCGGACATGTGTTCCCTCCTTCTTGCGCACGGCGCGAGTCCCGACATTAAAGACAGCCTTGGAATGTCTTCGAAGGATTACGCCCGTCTTTTTAAAAATGAAAAATTGCTGGAGCTTTTCAACCATACCTCATCATGA